In Acinetobacter piscicola, a single window of DNA contains:
- a CDS encoding EAL domain-containing protein translates to MGQFEVRNLLLSKKLKLSETRVLIIDDNQIRYNSLMELFASKEHLAQGLLLDDLKSFEKQLNTSWDLIIFGRAYDLKMEQVITLIQNSEQINIPVILLRPTEYQPEQYEYFIHKGIYDIIDLTAPEHCYISLVRALSYSRALQSKQHLLKDLESAKTQAQSLVEEQHKACAVLEEGIHTQANPEYLQLFGLKREDDIIGLPVLDILKPEDLNDFKNRFKKITQGQFDYARFDIQTLNQNAKTQNPLKIEFLPGSEEDVLHLTIEMSSQNDQVAGHTSTRAQTFSQLQRAMIDQPAKVNALIVFSLAQCPNEVLNLTWQNISRYFEGIQKFIKEQTNQTVLQIDVGVYGILLQAGSDTLLESRISNLNVLQKPQLLEIDQKTYQFYLKIGCAVIDTDQFNEAHFSALLIQAYNSRLSTQPSESDLQMSASLHTTQIELTPLLHEEIRLEETAPYNIPALESITLAQDIQIIPTANISLETPSIAEEKIVPTTVQLTDSPILRQIAEKLEQGEIRIKYQQLYDKQDTNLYTYEVTSGFIYENHWKKISNLVELDDDVELSIKLDRWILVEACKQLHNFIHQCPTAKIIVNLNRHVLFHDKQFPELIAKLITIVGSRTAHPIILQFDEEDIAKNIIEAQKNISILREYGADIAIRRFGSTISSEAILKQSDITHFTLDEKYTHMLDKETTTQSLQEMIHKYIEIRPVEFLLTHLDDMNSFANAWNVDVRFLQGEYFQKKLDQLTDVQDQ, encoded by the coding sequence ATGGGACAGTTTGAAGTGAGAAATTTATTATTATCTAAAAAGTTAAAACTCTCTGAAACACGAGTACTGATTATTGATGACAATCAAATTCGATATAATTCATTAATGGAACTTTTTGCAAGTAAAGAACATTTAGCACAAGGTCTGCTATTAGATGACTTAAAAAGTTTTGAAAAACAACTCAATACGTCTTGGGACTTAATCATTTTTGGTCGTGCTTATGATTTAAAAATGGAACAAGTCATCACCTTGATTCAAAACTCTGAACAAATCAATATTCCTGTCATTTTATTACGCCCAACAGAGTATCAACCTGAACAATATGAATATTTTATTCATAAAGGGATCTATGACATTATCGATTTAACAGCACCTGAGCATTGTTATATCAGCTTAGTCCGTGCATTATCTTATAGTCGTGCGCTTCAGTCTAAACAACATTTACTCAAAGACTTAGAAAGTGCTAAGACCCAAGCACAAAGCTTAGTTGAAGAACAACATAAAGCCTGTGCTGTACTTGAGGAAGGTATACATACGCAAGCAAACCCTGAATATTTACAACTTTTCGGTTTAAAACGTGAAGATGATATTATTGGTTTGCCTGTTTTAGATATTTTAAAACCTGAAGATTTGAACGATTTTAAAAATCGTTTTAAGAAAATTACCCAAGGACAGTTCGATTACGCACGTTTTGATATTCAAACTCTCAACCAAAATGCAAAAACACAAAATCCTTTAAAAATTGAGTTTTTACCAGGTTCAGAAGAAGATGTCTTACATCTCACGATTGAAATGTCTTCTCAAAACGATCAAGTGGCAGGACATACCTCTACAAGGGCTCAAACTTTTTCACAGCTTCAACGTGCGATGATTGACCAACCTGCTAAAGTAAATGCGCTGATTGTGTTTAGTTTGGCACAATGCCCAAATGAAGTTCTCAATTTAACTTGGCAAAATATTTCACGTTACTTTGAAGGAATTCAAAAATTTATCAAAGAACAAACCAATCAAACTGTGCTTCAAATTGATGTTGGTGTCTATGGTATTCTATTACAAGCAGGTTCGGATACATTATTAGAATCACGCATCTCTAACTTAAACGTTTTGCAAAAACCCCAGTTACTTGAAATTGATCAAAAAACTTATCAATTTTATCTAAAAATTGGTTGTGCTGTGATTGATACAGATCAGTTTAATGAAGCGCATTTTTCCGCATTATTGATTCAAGCGTATAATTCACGATTGTCAACTCAACCATCTGAATCAGATTTACAAATGAGTGCGTCTCTACACACTACACAAATTGAACTGACCCCATTGCTGCATGAAGAAATTCGTCTTGAAGAAACCGCACCATACAATATCCCCGCATTAGAAAGCATAACACTGGCACAAGATATTCAAATAATACCAACAGCAAATATCAGTCTAGAAACGCCAAGCATCGCTGAGGAAAAAATTGTACCGACCACAGTACAACTCACAGATTCACCTATTCTACGCCAAATTGCGGAAAAATTAGAACAAGGTGAAATTCGTATTAAATACCAACAACTTTATGATAAACAAGATACCAATCTGTATACTTATGAAGTCACAAGTGGTTTTATTTATGAGAATCACTGGAAAAAAATCAGCAATTTGGTTGAACTCGATGATGACGTTGAATTATCCATTAAATTAGACCGTTGGATTTTGGTTGAAGCCTGTAAGCAACTACATAACTTTATCCATCAATGCCCGACGGCAAAAATCATTGTTAATTTAAACCGCCATGTTTTATTCCATGACAAACAATTCCCTGAACTTATTGCTAAGCTCATTACCATTGTTGGAAGTCGAACAGCGCATCCTATTATTCTACAGTTTGATGAAGAGGATATTGCTAAAAACATCATTGAAGCACAAAAAAATATTTCGATACTACGTGAATATGGCGCTGATATTGCCATTCGTCGTTTTGGCTCTACGATTTCAAGCGAAGCGATCTTAAAGCAAAGTGATATTACCCATTTCACCCTAGATGAAAAATATACACATATGCTAGACAAAGAGACCACAACGCAATCATTGCAAGAAATGATTCATAAATATATAGAAATCAGACCTGTAGAGTTTTTATTGACTCATTTAGATGATATGAACTCTTTTGCAAATGCATGGAATGTAGATGTACGTTTCTTACAGGGTGAATACTTCCAAAAGAAATTGGATCAATTGACAGACGTACAAGATCAATAA
- the rpmE gene encoding 50S ribosomal protein L31, whose translation MRADIHPKYEKLVATCSCGNVIETRSALGKETIYLDVCSACHPFYTGKQKNVDTGGRIDKFKQRFAGMSRSIKRG comes from the coding sequence ATGCGCGCCGATATTCACCCAAAATACGAAAAATTAGTTGCTACTTGTTCATGCGGTAACGTCATTGAAACTCGTTCTGCTTTAGGTAAAGAAACAATTTACCTAGACGTATGTTCTGCTTGTCACCCATTCTATACTGGTAAACAGAAGAATGTTGACACTGGCGGTCGTATCGACAAATTCAAACAACGTTTTGCAGGTATGTCACGTTCTATCAAACGTGGTTAA
- a CDS encoding bile acid:sodium symporter family protein, with product MNMLKILALDRFTILLIVMVVLATFLPVHGQVADIFGKITTIAIAILFFLHGAKLSREAIIEGVLHWRLHAVVFAFTFAVFPILGLLAKPILLPLLGQALYWGFLFMCFLPSTVQSSIAFTSVAKGNVAAAVCSASFSNLIGMFITPILVSFFIFGQSKHDYDPTSSIIEITLLLLVPFIAGQLLRPYVFPYMQKAPSIVRTFDQGTILMVVYGAFSGAVVAGLWHQVSWTTLFYLTLVCSVFLTIIMFLAFYIPKWLGFNKQDQIAIFFCSSKKTLASGVPMAQILFIGQPLGMIVLPIMIFHQIQLMVCGVIANYWSKRNSTAKEQESGW from the coding sequence ATGAATATGTTAAAAATACTAGCCTTAGATCGCTTCACCATTCTTTTAATTGTGATGGTAGTTTTAGCGACTTTTTTGCCTGTTCATGGGCAAGTTGCAGATATTTTTGGTAAAATTACCACGATTGCGATTGCCATTTTATTCTTTTTGCATGGTGCTAAGCTCTCTAGAGAAGCCATTATAGAAGGCGTGTTGCATTGGAGATTACATGCAGTGGTTTTTGCATTTACCTTTGCTGTCTTTCCAATTTTAGGTTTATTGGCTAAACCAATTTTATTGCCACTACTTGGACAGGCGTTATATTGGGGCTTCCTGTTTATGTGTTTTTTACCATCTACAGTACAGTCATCGATTGCTTTTACCTCTGTTGCCAAAGGAAATGTAGCAGCAGCAGTTTGTAGTGCATCCTTTTCTAATTTAATTGGTATGTTTATTACCCCAATTTTAGTGAGTTTTTTTATTTTTGGTCAGTCTAAACATGACTATGATCCAACCTCATCGATTATTGAAATTACTTTGCTATTACTTGTGCCTTTTATTGCTGGACAGTTACTACGACCTTATGTATTTCCATATATGCAAAAAGCACCAAGTATCGTACGTACTTTTGACCAAGGAACCATTTTAATGGTGGTCTATGGTGCATTCAGTGGTGCAGTGGTGGCAGGATTGTGGCATCAAGTGAGCTGGACGACGTTGTTTTATTTAACATTAGTATGTTCAGTTTTTTTGACCATTATTATGTTTCTGGCATTTTATATTCCAAAATGGTTGGGCTTTAACAAACAAGATCAGATCGCAATTTTCTTCTGCAGTTCGAAGAAAACGCTGGCTAGTGGTGTGCCGATGGCGCAAATTTTATTTATTGGACAGCCGCTTGGGATGATTGTATTGCCCATTATGATTTTTCATCAGATTCAGTTAATGGTTTGTGGTGTGATTGCAAACTATTGGTCTAAGCGTAACAGTACCGCTAAAGAACAAGAATCGGGATGGTAA
- the gloA gene encoding lactoylglutathione lyase: MRMLHTMLRVGNLEQSLKFYTEVLGMTLLRKRDYEEGRFTLAFVGYGDEENHTVLELTHNWDTTSYELGNAYGHIAIAVDDAYQACEAIKARGGNVVREAGPMKGGVTVIAFVEDPDGYKIELIQQDANARNN; this comes from the coding sequence ATGCGCATGCTACATACCATGTTACGTGTAGGCAATTTAGAACAATCGTTAAAGTTCTATACTGAAGTACTTGGAATGACATTGCTTCGTAAACGTGACTATGAGGAAGGTCGTTTTACTTTAGCTTTTGTGGGTTATGGTGATGAAGAAAATCATACCGTACTTGAGTTAACTCATAATTGGGATACGACAAGTTATGAATTAGGCAATGCCTATGGTCATATTGCGATTGCTGTCGATGATGCTTATCAAGCATGTGAAGCAATCAAAGCTCGTGGGGGCAATGTGGTACGTGAAGCTGGTCCAATGAAAGGCGGCGTGACTGTAATTGCCTTTGTAGAAGATCCAGATGGTTATAAAATCGAGTTAATTCAACAAGACGCTAATGCACGTAATAATTAA
- a CDS encoding AmpG family muropeptide MFS transporter, with amino-acid sequence MSTQNSAQLPEQKTGWKSAFQAFLDRRALIMLFLGFSAGIPILLIFSSLSLWLGEAGIDKSAVTFFSWAALGYSFKFVWAPLIDEIPLPILTKKLGRRRAWLLMAQILIICAICIMAFSDPALGQSYLYQMAAGAVLLGFSAATQDIVIDAYRIELAETEMQTVLASTYNAGYRIGMIIAGAGALFLAAKLGTAKGNYIYEAWKYTYLAMAAVMCVGIVTTLSIREPQVNRVHKDYQRTDYFRLVAVFFVAVSSFVASYILSGWFTSALIEQFTIKDSFLLFAVEAIRFIGSGAVAVFAAYLLIQLGAVNKQMAHETWVNPIADFFKRYGVKLALVLLLLIGFYRISDIIAGVISNVYYQDLNFTKEQIAEAVKIYGVIFSLVGGFLGGLLAQRMNIMKLMFVGAVLASSTNLIFIGLVKSGKPMDQVTVQVGQQQFQATPDEVGYWKVQVPSQALAAASELKISSHYQDQSERVHVTMPYLQDNGTAQIQLLPISSDNTLSQVELKQNIVVKGQLLGVDAAGLVDEQPITLKLDTQEFPAKLDKDGVFTGSIDAQTLQNSPTKTITASVNFKQASEPLSTQTGYKIAETQGTLAMDVNPIQAVKVNGDDSVEIKGKLIEPYSSGWLYFAIIVDNMASGLAGAAFIAFLSSLTSVSFTAVQYAIFSSLMTLTPKILGGYSGTIVSNIGYPKFFLMTTFIGIPILILVVWVAKLLKEHQQSHHS; translated from the coding sequence ATGTCTACGCAAAACTCAGCTCAATTGCCTGAGCAAAAAACAGGCTGGAAATCTGCTTTCCAAGCATTTTTAGATCGCCGTGCTTTGATCATGTTGTTCCTTGGTTTTTCAGCAGGGATACCGATTCTACTGATCTTTTCAAGTTTGTCTTTGTGGTTAGGTGAAGCAGGCATTGATAAAAGTGCGGTGACTTTTTTTAGTTGGGCTGCTCTCGGCTATTCATTTAAATTTGTGTGGGCACCCTTAATTGATGAAATTCCACTGCCTATACTGACCAAAAAATTAGGACGTAGACGTGCTTGGTTGTTAATGGCACAAATCCTGATTATTTGTGCGATTTGTATTATGGCGTTTTCTGACCCTGCGCTTGGACAGAGCTATTTATATCAGATGGCAGCAGGTGCGGTTTTACTCGGTTTTTCTGCAGCAACACAAGATATTGTGATTGATGCTTATCGTATTGAGCTGGCTGAAACAGAAATGCAAACAGTTTTGGCATCTACTTATAATGCAGGTTATCGCATCGGGATGATTATTGCTGGTGCGGGCGCATTATTTTTAGCAGCTAAACTGGGCACAGCCAAAGGTAATTATATTTATGAGGCGTGGAAATATACCTATTTAGCCATGGCTGCTGTGATGTGTGTAGGGATTGTGACCACATTAAGCATACGTGAACCGCAGGTGAATCGTGTACATAAAGATTATCAGCGTACAGATTATTTCCGTTTGGTTGCTGTTTTTTTTGTGGCGGTCAGTAGTTTTGTAGCCAGTTACATTTTATCAGGTTGGTTTACATCTGCTTTAATTGAACAATTCACCATTAAAGACAGTTTCTTATTATTTGCGGTGGAAGCAATCCGTTTCATTGGTTCAGGTGCAGTTGCTGTTTTTGCCGCCTATCTATTGATTCAGTTGGGCGCTGTGAACAAGCAAATGGCACATGAAACATGGGTGAATCCAATTGCAGACTTCTTTAAGCGTTATGGGGTCAAACTTGCATTAGTTTTATTGTTATTGATTGGTTTTTATCGTATTTCTGACATCATTGCAGGTGTTATTTCGAATGTGTATTACCAAGATTTAAACTTTACGAAAGAACAAATTGCTGAAGCAGTTAAAATTTATGGCGTGATCTTTAGTTTGGTTGGTGGTTTTTTAGGTGGTTTGCTTGCTCAACGTATGAATATCATGAAATTGATGTTTGTCGGCGCCGTACTTGCGAGCTCAACCAATTTGATTTTTATTGGTTTAGTCAAATCAGGCAAACCGATGGATCAAGTGACTGTGCAAGTGGGGCAGCAACAATTTCAAGCCACACCTGATGAAGTCGGGTATTGGAAAGTTCAAGTGCCGAGTCAAGCTTTAGCTGCAGCATCTGAGTTAAAAATTAGTTCACATTATCAAGACCAATCAGAACGTGTTCATGTGACGATGCCCTATTTACAGGATAATGGCACAGCACAAATTCAACTATTGCCGATCAGCAGCGATAACACGCTCTCGCAGGTTGAGTTAAAGCAAAATATTGTCGTTAAAGGACAATTACTTGGTGTAGATGCGGCAGGTTTAGTGGATGAACAACCCATTACTTTAAAACTGGATACGCAAGAATTCCCTGCAAAATTAGACAAAGATGGGGTCTTTACAGGTTCAATTGACGCGCAAACTTTGCAAAACTCTCCGACTAAAACCATTACAGCTTCAGTGAATTTTAAACAGGCAAGTGAACCGCTTAGTACACAAACAGGTTATAAAATTGCTGAGACACAAGGTACTTTAGCGATGGATGTCAATCCTATTCAAGCAGTCAAAGTAAATGGTGATGATAGCGTTGAAATTAAAGGGAAGCTGATTGAACCGTATAGCTCAGGTTGGTTATATTTTGCAATTATTGTGGATAATATGGCATCAGGTTTGGCAGGTGCAGCATTTATCGCTTTCCTTTCTAGTTTGACCAGTGTTTCATTTACAGCAGTGCAATATGCGATTTTTAGCTCGTTAATGACTTTAACACCGAAAATTTTAGGCGGGTATTCAGGGACGATCGTGAGTAATATTGGTTATCCAAAATTTTTCTTGATGACCACATTTATTGGTATTCCGATCTTAATTTTGGTGGTTTGGGTGGCGAAGCTGTTAAAAGAGCATCAACAGTCACATCATTCCTAA
- a CDS encoding Lon protease family protein, whose translation MTQRHDQLSSTTVSTVTTTNHSKQIESTLTSVFDQTEIQNTLTKTALKPEQLTHIPNSSNIPFSTKRIKPLNNFLGQDRARASVEAGIALPYSGYNIFAVGTAGLGKRTMIKRLLQQHAKTMPTPDDWVYVNNFKNARQPLALCFPAGQGSKFQTLLHQAWQTILKQLERRFSAETYHNRIEQIRQITGNEQQQALVELTKEGEILDLKLINRHDEHMFVPVHYVDDKIQEMSQEDMNALSNKERSEINANIRYMDKKLERLGLQLGDLEDDARDQVSELNRDIAKQVIIPRMEQILNKFEAVQGLEQYLKLYAQDIIDNVETVIDQEGVEFSPSLFNRVPARYQANVVISNKANSGAPVIFEDFPTHYNLLGHVEQLTQNGTITTDFTLIRPGTLHQANGGFLMLEAEQLLEQPYAWQGLKRALKSGQLKLSSLEHMLTLTGSISIEPASIPLNLKVILMAEPEIYYEILEVEPELGSVFKIRADFTDTLQRNDENEQAYMQLIADYVQQDKLLPFDRSALSALLTDSSRQAEDQSSLSLHASTLGDLIRESHHHAVQQQEKMVTAQHINTALKHRQYRLGYLRELYWQDLSRGTQLIETKGHRLGQINALSVIQYADVEFGLPSRLTASVYQGGGDILDIERSVELGGSLHAKGVLLMSSFLKAHFGREQILHFSAALAFEQSYGQVDGDSATVAELSALISAISQLPIDQSWAITGSMNQLGQVQPIGGVNAKIEGFFDACKLQGFTGKQGVIIPRQNMQHLMLRQDVIDAVTQGQFHIHAIDTIDQALEILMARPVGTLDKKGRYSKGSIYAAVMAQLEYWQALEDGVEIEEEPKKKNKKKKKNKEKSAKKKAVESSIESKDEVMAEANTMTQAEAD comes from the coding sequence GTGACCCAAAGACACGACCAATTAAGTTCAACCACTGTTTCAACTGTAACCACAACAAATCATTCAAAACAAATCGAATCCACTTTAACTTCAGTCTTTGACCAGACGGAAATTCAAAATACCTTGACGAAAACAGCCTTAAAACCTGAACAGCTGACGCATATTCCCAACAGTTCCAATATTCCATTTTCCACCAAACGCATTAAACCGCTAAATAATTTCTTAGGTCAAGATCGCGCTCGTGCTTCGGTTGAAGCAGGTATTGCCCTACCTTATTCAGGCTACAATATTTTTGCGGTGGGTACAGCAGGTTTAGGTAAACGCACCATGATTAAGCGTTTACTTCAACAACACGCCAAAACCATGCCAACCCCTGATGACTGGGTTTATGTCAATAATTTTAAAAATGCACGTCAGCCTTTGGCCCTCTGTTTTCCCGCAGGACAAGGCAGTAAATTCCAAACGTTGCTGCATCAAGCTTGGCAAACCATTTTAAAACAACTTGAACGTCGTTTTAGTGCTGAAACTTATCACAATCGCATTGAACAAATTCGTCAAATTACAGGCAATGAACAACAACAAGCTTTGGTTGAACTCACCAAAGAAGGTGAAATTTTAGATTTAAAACTCATCAATCGCCATGATGAGCATATGTTTGTACCTGTGCATTATGTGGATGACAAAATTCAAGAAATGTCACAAGAAGACATGAATGCACTCAGCAATAAAGAACGTTCAGAAATCAATGCCAATATTCGCTATATGGATAAAAAACTGGAACGTCTAGGCTTACAACTTGGCGACCTTGAAGATGATGCCCGCGACCAAGTGTCTGAGCTCAACCGTGATATTGCTAAACAAGTCATCATTCCACGTATGGAACAAATTTTAAATAAATTTGAGGCTGTGCAAGGTTTAGAACAATACTTAAAACTGTACGCACAAGATATCATCGACAATGTTGAAACGGTGATTGACCAAGAAGGTGTTGAGTTTTCTCCTTCTTTATTTAATCGAGTACCTGCCCGCTATCAAGCCAATGTGGTGATTAGCAATAAAGCCAATTCAGGTGCACCCGTCATCTTTGAAGATTTCCCAACCCATTACAATTTATTGGGTCATGTAGAACAACTCACGCAAAATGGCACCATTACTACAGATTTCACCTTGATTCGCCCTGGCACTTTACACCAAGCCAATGGCGGTTTTTTGATGCTTGAAGCAGAACAGCTGCTTGAACAACCCTATGCATGGCAAGGTTTAAAACGTGCTTTAAAATCTGGACAACTCAAACTTTCATCGCTTGAGCATATGCTGACGTTAACCGGGAGTATTTCCATTGAGCCTGCATCTATTCCTCTGAATCTCAAAGTTATTTTAATGGCTGAACCTGAAATTTATTATGAGATTTTAGAAGTAGAACCCGAATTAGGCAGTGTATTTAAAATTCGTGCTGATTTCACAGACACGTTGCAACGCAATGATGAAAATGAACAAGCCTATATGCAATTGATTGCTGATTATGTTCAGCAAGATAAATTATTGCCTTTTGACCGCTCTGCCTTATCTGCACTACTGACAGATTCGAGCCGCCAAGCAGAAGACCAAAGCTCCTTATCGCTACATGCTTCAACTTTAGGTGATTTGATTCGTGAATCACATCACCATGCTGTACAGCAACAAGAAAAAATGGTGACAGCGCAGCATATCAATACCGCATTAAAACATCGTCAATATCGCTTAGGCTATTTGAGAGAATTATATTGGCAAGATCTATCACGTGGGACACAACTGATTGAAACCAAAGGTCACCGTTTAGGACAAATCAATGCACTTTCAGTGATTCAATATGCCGATGTTGAATTTGGCTTACCTTCACGCCTAACTGCCTCAGTCTATCAAGGCGGCGGAGATATTTTAGACATCGAACGCAGTGTAGAACTCGGTGGTTCACTCCATGCCAAAGGTGTGTTACTCATGTCGAGTTTCCTTAAAGCACATTTTGGTCGTGAACAAATTTTACATTTCTCTGCTGCACTTGCCTTTGAACAAAGCTATGGTCAAGTGGATGGTGATAGTGCAACGGTTGCCGAATTATCTGCACTCATTTCTGCGATCAGCCAACTGCCGATTGACCAATCTTGGGCGATTACGGGTTCAATGAACCAACTCGGTCAAGTACAACCAATTGGCGGTGTGAATGCCAAAATCGAAGGCTTCTTTGATGCTTGTAAATTACAAGGCTTCACAGGCAAACAAGGCGTGATTATTCCTCGTCAAAACATGCAGCATTTAATGCTTAGACAAGATGTGATTGATGCCGTGACACAAGGACAATTTCACATTCATGCGATTGATACCATTGACCAAGCCTTAGAAATTTTAATGGCACGCCCTGTCGGCACACTCGATAAAAAAGGTCGTTATAGCAAAGGCTCGATTTATGCAGCAGTAATGGCTCAACTTGAATATTGGCAAGCACTTGAAGATGGTGTCGAAATCGAGGAAGAGCCAAAGAAAAAGAACAAAAAAAAGAAGAAAAATAAAGAAAAATCTGCCAAGAAAAAAGCCGTTGAATCATCTATTGAAAGCAAGGATGAAGTGATGGCTGAAGCAAATACTATGACGCAAGCAGAAGCAGACTAA
- the pstB gene encoding phosphate ABC transporter ATP-binding protein PstB: protein MSILDIKNSLEKDPSVNQDHTQYTSQQTEQKRPTTSFVSQFDSNSSSKKEPATTVKISAEDTHVYYGDFEAIKGIDLKIYENEVIAFIGPSGCGKSTFLRTLNRMNDTIDGCRVTGKVTLDNQDIYDPNLDVVLLRAQVGMVFQKPNPFPKSIFDNVAYGPKLHGLARDKYDMEEIVENSLRKAGLWDEVKDRLNQPGTGLSGGQQQRLCIARTIAVSPEVILMDEPCSALDPIATAKVEELISELSNQYTIAIVTHSMQQAARVSDRTAYFHLGDLIEVNSTEKVFTQPDHQLTEAYITGRFG, encoded by the coding sequence ATGAGTATTCTAGATATTAAAAATTCCTTAGAAAAGGATCCGTCAGTGAATCAAGATCACACACAATATACATCTCAACAAACTGAGCAAAAACGTCCAACGACTTCGTTCGTTTCACAATTTGACTCAAATAGCAGCTCTAAAAAAGAACCAGCGACAACTGTAAAAATCAGTGCTGAAGATACCCATGTTTATTATGGTGATTTTGAAGCAATTAAAGGAATTGACTTAAAAATCTATGAGAATGAAGTCATTGCATTTATTGGACCATCAGGTTGTGGTAAATCAACATTCTTACGTACACTTAATCGTATGAATGACACCATTGATGGTTGCCGTGTTACGGGTAAAGTGACCTTAGATAATCAAGATATCTATGATCCAAACCTTGATGTGGTGCTACTTCGTGCACAAGTTGGGATGGTTTTCCAAAAACCAAACCCATTCCCAAAATCAATTTTTGACAATGTCGCATATGGTCCAAAACTGCATGGTTTGGCACGTGACAAATACGATATGGAAGAAATTGTTGAAAATAGTTTGCGTAAAGCAGGTCTATGGGATGAAGTAAAAGATCGTTTAAACCAACCAGGTACAGGTTTATCAGGTGGTCAGCAACAACGTTTGTGTATTGCACGTACCATTGCGGTGAGTCCTGAAGTGATTTTGATGGATGAACCATGTTCTGCACTAGATCCAATTGCAACGGCAAAAGTGGAAGAGTTAATTTCTGAGTTGTCTAATCAATATACCATTGCAATCGTGACTCACTCGATGCAACAAGCTGCACGTGTATCTGACCGTACAGCATATTTCCATTTGGGTGATTTGATTGAAGTCAACTCAACTGAAAAAGTATTTACGCAACCAGATCATCAATTAACAGAAGCTTATATTACAGGTCGTTTTGGTTAA